A stretch of DNA from Desmospora activa DSM 45169:
ACCCGGGACAAGGAAACGCGCGTCACCTTGCGCAAAGTGATTGAAGCTTTTAGCGAAGGAGCCAAAGGTTCGGTTCAAGTGGGGCTCGCCTGTGCTTCTATCGGGATTATTATCGCTGTGGTAACGATGTCCGGCTTGGGATCGGCGATCGCTTATAACGTTTTATCCGTAGCAAACGGGATGTTGTGGATTGCGTTGCTGCTGGTGATGCTCACCTGTATCGTCCTGAGTATGGGTTTGCCCTCCACCGCTCTCTATATCGTAGTGGCGGTGACCGCAGCGCCAGCCTTGGTGGAAATGGGAATCAACCCGATCGCTGCGCACTTCTTTGTCTTTTGGTTTGGGGCATTATCCAATATTACGCCCCCTGTCGCCCTCGCCTCTTATACCGCTTCCGGTATCGCCCGGGCGGATGCGATGGAGACTTCCTGGACATCAGTCAAATTGGCGCTGCCGGGGTTTATCATTCCGTTTATGATCGCCTATAATCCAACGTTGATCCTACAGACGGATTCGGGAGATCCGGCGGGAATTGGAGTGATTTTACTGACGCTTGCTACCTCTGTCTTGGGTGTGTTTGCATTAACCGTGGTGCTCACCAACTACTACTCCACTTCCCTGAACATGGTGGAGCGCATCGGCTTTTTTGCCGTAGCAATGCTGTTGATCCATCCCAGTCTACTGACCGACTTGATCGGCTTTGCGGTGATTGCTGTCCTTTTAACTTGGCATATCCTTCGTTCTAAAAAAATGGAGAAATCGGAGCAGTCCACATTGACCGAAAGTGCGTAAACAGCCTAAAGAGAGAGGTAGTTGACAAAAGGGTGAGGCGGAGCGGACGTCCCTTCATCGTTGCAGGGGAAAGTGGCGTGAAACGGAAATCCGGCCGTCCCCCGTTCGGGGTTTTGTCAGCAGCCTGAAGGGAGGGTGTGACATGGGATCGATCATTGAACGCAAAAAAGTGTCCGTCCAGGTGCTAGAACGGATAAAAGAGATGATCAAATCGGGAGAACTGCCACCCAACAGCAAGCTTCCTTCGGAAATGGAACTGGCGGAACGATTTGGTGTTAGCCGCTCTCCTATTCGGGAGGCCCTCAGCGTCCTCGCCGCCAGCGGTATCATTGAATCAAAGCAGGGCGGCGGCAGCTGGGTAAAAGAAGTGCAACTGGTTAATATGCTGGAGCAGGTGACACTGGATCTCGTGGATGTGGAGCAGGTTTATGATCTGTTGGAAATGCGCAATATCATGGAAACTGAAGCGGCCGCCTTGGCGGCTCTTCGTCATGATCCAGACGAAATCGTAGCTTTGCGACAAGCCCTGGACGATTTTGCGCAAACGGTTAAAAATCGGGATTTGGTCGGGGATGAAGCCGATTATCGCTTTCATCGCATCATTATCCAAGCTTCTCGCAATCCGTTTTTAGAACAGACGATGGAAAACGTCTCCGATTTGCTAAAAAAAGCGCTCACCTTTTCTTTGCAGAAAAATATCGGCTTACAGCGGAAGCGGGAAGAAGTGTATCAGGAGCATCTGGCTATCTATCAAGCAATCAAAGTGAAAAATCCGGAAAAAGCAAGAAAAGCGATGAATATTCATTTGCACAATGCGCGGCGAAAGTTGGGGGATCATCGGGTGACACCGTGATCCTCTCATCTTCCAATCATCTCTGATGTAGTAACCTTAGAAAGGAGTTAATGGTATGGACAAAGCTTTGGCTCAGTTTATCAATGAAATGAAACAAACGATCAGGGATCCCAAGCGAATGTTGCTCGATCAGGCGGATCGGGCCAGCTATGCCTATGATGCCTCTTTTGGTTTTTATTTGCCTGATGTTGTCATACAGCCGACTGCCAGCGATGAAGTGGCGGAAATAATGAAACTGGCCAATCGGTATCAGGTTCCCGTCTATCCCCGGGGACAGGGCACCAGTTTGAGCGGTGGGCCGTTGCCGGTAAAAGGAGGAGTCGTTCTCGATTTTTCCCGATGGGATACTACGCTTGAGATCGATCCGGAGGATATGCTGGCCATCGTTTCGCCAGGGGTGCTGACGGCGGCGATCGATCAGGCGGCAAGGGAGTACGGTTTGATGTATCCCCCCGATCCAAGCAGCGCCCATGTCTCCACCATCGGGGGCAATCTGGCTGAAAACGCCGGTGGACCGAAGGGACTCAAATACGGGGTGACCAAGGATTATGTGCTGGGATTGGAAGTGGTTACTCCCGAAGGAGCGATTATCCGCACGGGGGGGCGCACGGTTAAAAATGTAACCGGCTATGATTTGACCAAACTGATCGTCGGGTCAGAGGGGACGCTGGGCATTATAACGGAAGCGATCCTGAAGCTGGTGCCGCGACCGCCCGCCACACAGACGTTGATGGCGCTGTTTGCCGATATGGTCGATTCGGGTCGGGCTATTTCCAAGGTGCTGACAGCAGGCATCGTTCCGGCAAAGATGGAGCTGATGGATCAGGCGTCGATTGCGGCAGTGGAAGCGTATGAGCCGCGTGGTCTTCCGCTGGATGTGGATGCATTGTTGCTGATTGAGCTGGATGGTCATCCCGCCGCCATTGCCGAAGAGATTGTCAAGGTGGAGCGTCTGTGTAAAGAAGTGGGGGCACGGGAGGTCAAAGTGGCTGCGAATGAGGTGGAGGCGGCGGAGTTGTGGCGAGCGCGCAAGCTGGTCTCTCCTGCTATCGTGCGGATGAAGCCGACCAAAATCTCAGAAGATGCCACGGTGCCCCGTAGCCAAATCCCGGCCATGTTTCAGCGTCTAAAAGCGATTAAAGAGAAGTATCGCATTGACCTGGTGGTATTTGGCCATGCCGGAGACGGAAATTTACATCCCAACATTATTGCCGATGTGCGTAATCAAGAGGAGATGGAACGGGTGGAGCAAGCGGTGGCCGAACTATTTGCAGCGGCGGTGGAGTTGGGTGGGACGCTATCCGGAGAACACGGCATCGGAACGATGAAGGCGCCCTTTATGGAGATGGAGTTGGGAGAAGCGGGGCTGGATATGATGAAGCGAATCAAAGCGAGTTGGGACCCCAATCATATCCTCAATCCCGGCAAAATTTTCCCCGAACCGGGGCAAAAGTTGGTGTTGCGCCATGACTGATCCGCGTTTTGCCTATCAGGAGACCTTTGCTTGTGTGCAGTGCGGATACTGTTTG
This window harbors:
- a CDS encoding FadR/GntR family transcriptional regulator, whose amino-acid sequence is MGSIIERKKVSVQVLERIKEMIKSGELPPNSKLPSEMELAERFGVSRSPIREALSVLAASGIIESKQGGGSWVKEVQLVNMLEQVTLDLVDVEQVYDLLEMRNIMETEAAALAALRHDPDEIVALRQALDDFAQTVKNRDLVGDEADYRFHRIIIQASRNPFLEQTMENVSDLLKKALTFSLQKNIGLQRKREEVYQEHLAIYQAIKVKNPEKARKAMNIHLHNARRKLGDHRVTP
- a CDS encoding FAD-binding oxidoreductase; its protein translation is MDKALAQFINEMKQTIRDPKRMLLDQADRASYAYDASFGFYLPDVVIQPTASDEVAEIMKLANRYQVPVYPRGQGTSLSGGPLPVKGGVVLDFSRWDTTLEIDPEDMLAIVSPGVLTAAIDQAAREYGLMYPPDPSSAHVSTIGGNLAENAGGPKGLKYGVTKDYVLGLEVVTPEGAIIRTGGRTVKNVTGYDLTKLIVGSEGTLGIITEAILKLVPRPPATQTLMALFADMVDSGRAISKVLTAGIVPAKMELMDQASIAAVEAYEPRGLPLDVDALLLIELDGHPAAIAEEIVKVERLCKEVGAREVKVAANEVEAAELWRARKLVSPAIVRMKPTKISEDATVPRSQIPAMFQRLKAIKEKYRIDLVVFGHAGDGNLHPNIIADVRNQEEMERVEQAVAELFAAAVELGGTLSGEHGIGTMKAPFMEMELGEAGLDMMKRIKASWDPNHILNPGKIFPEPGQKLVLRHD